From the genome of Methanomicrobia archaeon:
ATAAACGAGAAGGTGTGGGAGCGCGGCTCACAGAAACCTCCTTCCAGGATCCGCGTGAAGGTAACGGAAGAAGAGGACGTCATTAAAGCTGAACTTGTAGAATAACTGAGTAAGGTATCGTGATGAAAAAGCGAGGGGAGCACGAGACAAGAAGGCTCTTTAATGTTAATGGCAGCTCGTATATAGGGGTTTTCGCGACGTGTACGGAATCTCTGGTTCTTGTGCCTCCGCAGGTAGCGGATCGATTGGCTGCGGATCTGGAGCGCGCGTTGCAGGTGAAAGCGCTCAAGACGTTGATCGCAGAGACCTCGCTGGTCGGCTGTTTAGCCACTGGGAACTCGAATGGCTTCATTTTCTCGCCCTATATGCTGGACAGCGAGCTCCGGAGGCTCGAGGAGCTAACCAAGGCCGAGGGGTTGAGTCTGAACCTGAACAGGTTGTCTCGAAGTGACCCGATGAGCGCTGCGGGGAATATCATACTAGCAAACGATACGGTTGCGCTCGTGCATCCGCAGTTATCGGAGACGGCGATAGAGATCGTGAAGGACACACTGGGTGTGGAGATTTATACGGGCACAATAGGCGGTTTGAAGACCGTGGGCATGGCCGCGGTAGCGACGAACAGAGGCGTCTTAGCGCATAAAAACGCCACGTATGAGGAGCTGGAATTTTTGGAGGAGATCTTCGATTTGCCGGTTGCGATAGGGAGTGTTAATTTCGGCGTGCCGGTAATCGGTGCCGCGGTGCTCGCGAACACGAAGGGCTACGCTGCGGGGGATGAGACCACGGGTGCGGAACTGGGACGGATCGTGGATGCACTGGGCTTTTATGAAGAACCGCCCGAAGAGGATTCTGTGCTCGATTGATAGCGAATGGATTCGGGGATTAGATTGGCTATTTTTCCTCTTTTCTTGCTTCGGCAATTTTTTGAAACGCTGTT
Proteins encoded in this window:
- a CDS encoding translation initiation factor IF-6; translation: MKKRGEHETRRLFNVNGSSYIGVFATCTESLVLVPPQVADRLAADLERALQVKALKTLIAETSLVGCLATGNSNGFIFSPYMLDSELRRLEELTKAEGLSLNLNRLSRSDPMSAAGNIILANDTVALVHPQLSETAIEIVKDTLGVEIYTGTIGGLKTVGMAAVATNRGVLAHKNATYEELEFLEEIFDLPVAIGSVNFGVPVIGAAVLANTKGYAAGDETTGAELGRIVDALGFYEEPPEEDSVLD